Proteins co-encoded in one Bacteroidales bacterium genomic window:
- a CDS encoding dockerin type I domain-containing protein: MKNFKKFLAILVGLLVIQAFSFAQSSIETHVQKPHAELSSGDVSVFFTLGILRDSIVHIVWENYEEGNIKKVILESSDDGICFIKRSEAIISDLLDIHFLDYPREINYHNNILMSSEHGITRYIFNDVFRSRNLSVDPKWYRVKMISYSGHIYTSQIIFTHASEQKTDKTISKTAENSPESNILKGNAKIACPPVSSPPAGYIVSSQVHTHYGSGCCYWVETLYEATGPVATDCSGDAFAWCCNNVPGASACPSGYVSDPCCVHYCDDYDECSCPPWQCCDGGTVTTWVVTETGQLTPPSSPSSPVASPSSICQGNSTTLSASVPSGSTIYWYSGSCGGTFISSGSNTITVSPSSTTTYYTMSWDVATGCTSGCTSVTVTVDPAPGAVTVSGAGTYCGSKTLTASGGANATIYWQGTTSNGTSTSTPTNTYTVTSSGTYYFRPYNGCGWGTQGSVTVTILESTVPTPTASPSAICGTNGSSTLSASVPGSTIYWYTGSCGGTLVTTGNSYTTPILTTTTTYYVMSVNSACSSGCATLTITVNAATTATAGGSQTICQNGTATVSGASATNYSSISWTENGAGSITSGGNTLTPTYTAAAGDAGNTVTLTLTASNPPCTPASATYTIYVKATPTATAGGSQTICQNGTATVSGASATNYSSISWTENGAGSITAGGNTLTPTYTAAPGDAGNTVTLTMTASNPPCSPATATYTIIIKGQPTATSGGSQTICENGTAWISGSTATNYSSVSWTHNGAGSLTNANQLSPTYTASPADAGHTVTLTLTVYNPPCAPATATYTLTVLANSTPTFTQMGPYCVGEIADILPASSTNGITGTWSPDSISTENQGTAIYTFTAGPNQCAIITTMSITVNPGNIAPAFTQLGPYCEGETPATLPANSSNGVTGTWNPATISTTLTGITPYTFTPNGGQCASSTTMDINVIPALSAYITGNDSICIKTSPGALTVVASGGGGSGTYTYLWYRNGASIGVTSSTYNPGPITVNTDLYCVVTSTSCGSVTTPTFTIVVLSAVWTPTPITISAGTEPTCQLTNGTTTTTYSTTATNNTGFNWTISNPDAGSINSSGVMTWADGFYGTVVIQVTANGCEGPTIMVTHTVVVNQGASIGSVTGPTPLCIGSPETFTANSVILGGGTGSWSSNNITIATVDAFGVVTPIAGGSCDIIYTITGACGNPVSAQQSVYVYETTSASVNISVSPGTLICEGTLVTFTANGTNGGTSPLYEWFIDGNPVGSNSSTFSSSTLAMGNMISCKLTSNKPCVTGSPVSSNTINMIVKPSLTAEITISTPSNPACTNSLVTFYTSIEDGGTTPAYQWYVNGTLQTGATNSTYSANNLGDGNTVSCVLNSNEACVVNNPANSNVITMVISPVPEANAGNDATYSGTPVLLGSPLNGPGTITWTPQAGLDNPSSQQPYATPTYTTVYTLSVNNDGCVRTDDVVVTVAGSGYMVSGKTMYAYKALAGNPAPTPPTFNPLIYNINKVIVILKNQTGTELARDTTDIWGTYSFNNVSNGNYILSYDKYTVDTMMWVNEVNAVDIALVKYYVSSTPAIDPSRSFMTIHKRAANVDNNGFTNAIDIARLKAKVADPYNPAKNFPKGNWVNLDSLITVSNANLSVNLPVIAYGDYNASSSKYKDSANTWGLSKSLPIENIVMTSEDAMVTVNKELIEVPLRISGKVNEFSALGLELTYSNDEYELVTAGMPKAGKDNESITLNPSLDEIIANDKDLLVTESEGVIRVVYATTNHYDVIENDEILTLIFKPRKSQQSGEIGLNLQGTGVIADQYGREPEGVYLLIPKIYVQGVQSVAELDFTAYPNPFSDKITISYTLPESGGVSLKVYNVLGELVTDFINQTQSAGKYSVDFPGNKLP, encoded by the coding sequence ATGAAAAATTTCAAAAAATTTCTCGCTATTCTTGTCGGTTTGTTAGTAATCCAGGCATTCAGTTTTGCACAGAGTTCCATTGAAACTCATGTTCAGAAACCACATGCGGAGCTATCATCAGGCGATGTATCTGTATTTTTCACTTTAGGTATTTTACGTGATTCTATAGTTCATATTGTCTGGGAGAATTATGAAGAAGGAAATATTAAAAAAGTTATTCTTGAGTCCAGCGACGATGGAATTTGTTTTATAAAACGTTCAGAAGCAATAATTTCTGATCTACTGGACATCCACTTTCTGGATTATCCCAGGGAAATAAACTATCATAACAATATTTTGATGTCTTCAGAGCATGGCATTACCAGATATATTTTTAATGATGTCTTTCGAAGCAGAAATTTAAGTGTTGACCCAAAATGGTATCGGGTGAAGATGATAAGTTATTCCGGACATATTTATACCTCCCAAATAATTTTCACACATGCTTCAGAACAAAAAACTGATAAGACGATTTCAAAAACTGCTGAGAATTCACCTGAAAGCAATATACTAAAAGGAAATGCTAAAATAGCATGTCCACCTGTTTCATCGCCTCCTGCCGGTTATATCGTGTCAAGTCAGGTTCATACTCATTATGGATCGGGATGCTGTTATTGGGTCGAAACGCTTTATGAAGCGACGGGTCCGGTGGCAACTGATTGCAGCGGTGACGCATTTGCATGGTGTTGTAATAACGTTCCAGGGGCATCAGCTTGTCCTTCGGGCTATGTTTCTGATCCGTGTTGTGTTCATTATTGTGATGATTACGATGAGTGCTCCTGCCCACCATGGCAATGTTGTGATGGAGGTACTGTAACAACATGGGTTGTAACTGAAACAGGGCAACTTACCCCACCATCCAGTCCATCTTCTCCTGTAGCTTCTCCTTCTTCGATCTGCCAGGGAAATTCAACAACTTTGTCTGCGTCTGTGCCCTCCGGTTCGACAATATACTGGTATTCAGGATCCTGTGGAGGAACTTTTATTTCATCAGGCAGCAACACAATAACTGTTTCACCCTCATCTACTACCACCTATTACACTATGTCCTGGGATGTTGCTACAGGATGTACTTCAGGTTGTACCAGTGTTACTGTTACTGTGGATCCGGCACCCGGAGCAGTTACTGTTAGCGGTGCGGGAACTTATTGCGGCAGTAAAACACTGACCGCCAGCGGAGGTGCCAATGCAACTATATATTGGCAGGGAACTACAAGCAATGGCACTTCCACCTCCACTCCAACCAATACCTATACTGTTACATCATCCGGCACATATTATTTCAGGCCATACAACGGTTGCGGATGGGGCACACAGGGAAGTGTTACAGTGACAATACTTGAATCAACTGTCCCTACCCCAACAGCTTCTCCTTCTGCAATATGCGGAACAAACGGTTCTTCTACACTGTCTGCTTCGGTGCCAGGGTCAACAATATACTGGTATACCGGTTCCTGCGGTGGCACACTGGTGACTACCGGAAATTCATATACTACCCCCATTCTTACAACAACTACAACATACTATGTGATGTCGGTAAATTCTGCATGTTCGTCGGGATGTGCAACCCTTACTATTACCGTAAATGCTGCTACTACTGCGACAGCAGGAGGCAGCCAGACAATTTGCCAAAACGGAACAGCTACAGTTAGCGGGGCTAGTGCGACTAATTATTCTTCTATTTCATGGACAGAAAACGGCGCTGGTTCTATTACATCAGGTGGTAATACACTTACACCAACATATACAGCAGCGGCCGGAGACGCAGGCAATACCGTAACATTAACCTTAACAGCATCCAATCCGCCTTGCACACCAGCTAGTGCAACATATACAATTTACGTAAAAGCTACACCTACGGCGACAGCAGGGGGGAGTCAGACAATTTGCCAAAATGGAACTGCTACAGTAAGCGGAGCAAGCGCTACAAACTATTCCTCTATTTCATGGACGGAAAATGGAGCCGGATCAATAACAGCAGGAGGCAACACTCTGACTCCCACGTACACGGCGGCACCCGGTGATGCAGGTAACACGGTTACATTGACCATGACTGCATCCAATCCACCTTGTTCACCAGCTACAGCAACTTATACAATTATTATAAAAGGTCAACCAACAGCAACTTCAGGAGGCAGCCAAACCATCTGTGAGAATGGCACTGCATGGATTAGTGGCTCAACAGCAACAAACTATTCATCTGTTTCATGGACTCACAATGGAGCAGGCTCGTTAACAAATGCTAATCAGCTTTCTCCTACTTATACAGCTTCACCAGCGGATGCAGGCCATACTGTTACATTAACGCTGACTGTATATAATCCTCCATGTGCTCCCGCTACAGCAACTTACACACTTACTGTTTTAGCCAATTCAACACCCACTTTTACACAAATGGGACCTTATTGTGTTGGAGAAATTGCAGATATACTTCCTGCCTCCTCTACCAATGGCATCACCGGAACATGGAGCCCGGATTCAATTTCAACTGAAAATCAGGGTACTGCTATTTATACTTTTACAGCAGGCCCTAACCAGTGTGCTATAATTACAACAATGAGTATAACCGTAAATCCAGGCAATATAGCACCCGCATTTACTCAACTCGGCCCTTATTGTGAAGGTGAAACTCCTGCTACATTACCCGCAAATTCTTCTAATGGAGTAACAGGTACATGGAACCCTGCAACAATTAGTACAACTCTGACAGGAATTACTCCATATACTTTTACTCCAAACGGAGGACAGTGTGCTTCATCAACAACCATGGATATTAATGTTATTCCAGCATTATCGGCATATATAACAGGCAATGATTCTATATGTATAAAAACCAGCCCCGGGGCTTTAACAGTGGTTGCTTCCGGAGGAGGTGGTTCAGGAACCTATACTTATTTGTGGTATCGGAATGGAGCTTCTATTGGGGTTACTTCCAGTACTTATAATCCGGGTCCGATAACTGTCAATACTGATCTTTACTGTGTAGTAACATCCACAAGTTGCGGATCAGTAACTACACCAACCTTCACCATAGTTGTATTATCTGCCGTTTGGACACCCACGCCGATAACTATTTCGGCAGGTACCGAGCCAACGTGCCAGCTGACAAACGGAACGACCACGACAACCTATTCAACAACGGCAACAAATAATACTGGATTTAACTGGACGATAAGCAACCCTGATGCTGGAAGTATTAATTCTTCAGGGGTTATGACCTGGGCAGATGGCTTTTATGGTACAGTTGTAATACAAGTAACAGCCAATGGTTGTGAAGGTCCAACCATTATGGTGACACATACTGTTGTTGTTAATCAGGGTGCGAGCATAGGTTCAGTAACAGGTCCAACGCCATTGTGTATCGGTTCACCAGAAACATTTACTGCAAATTCTGTTATTTTAGGAGGTGGCACAGGTAGCTGGTCTAGCAACAACATAACGATTGCAACAGTCGATGCTTTTGGAGTCGTAACACCGATAGCTGGAGGGAGTTGTGATATCATTTACACCATCACAGGCGCTTGTGGTAATCCTGTATCAGCTCAGCAAAGTGTCTATGTTTATGAAACGACATCAGCAAGTGTCAACATTTCGGTAAGTCCTGGCACGTTGATTTGCGAAGGGACGCTGGTAACATTTACGGCAAACGGCACTAACGGCGGTACTTCTCCTTTGTACGAATGGTTTATTGACGGCAACCCTGTAGGGAGCAATAGTTCTACTTTTTCGAGTTCGACACTTGCCATGGGCAATATGATAAGTTGCAAGCTGACATCTAATAAACCTTGTGTTACGGGAAGCCCGGTGTCATCCAATACCATAAATATGATTGTGAAGCCGAGTTTAACAGCAGAAATAACTATCAGTACACCAAGCAATCCTGCCTGTACCAATTCTCTTGTTACGTTTTATACGAGTATAGAAGACGGAGGCACTACACCGGCGTATCAGTGGTATGTCAACGGCACATTGCAGACTGGCGCTACCAACAGTACTTATTCCGCTAATAATCTGGGTGACGGGAACACTGTAAGCTGTGTGCTGAATTCCAATGAAGCATGTGTTGTGAATAATCCTGCCAATTCCAATGTCATCACCATGGTAATATCTCCTGTGCCGGAAGCCAATGCCGGCAACGATGCGACCTATTCGGGAACTCCAGTACTTCTGGGTTCCCCATTAAACGGCCCGGGCACCATAACATGGACCCCACAGGCAGGCCTTGACAATCCATCATCTCAACAACCGTATGCCACACCGACTTATACAACTGTTTACACCCTGTCTGTTAACAACGATGGTTGCGTACGCACGGATGATGTTGTTGTGACAGTTGCCGGTAGTGGTTATATGGTTAGCGGCAAGACGATGTATGCCTATAAGGCATTGGCAGGTAATCCGGCGCCTACACCTCCGACCTTTAATCCACTGATTTATAATATTAATAAAGTGATAGTGATATTAAAGAACCAGACAGGTACAGAGTTGGCCCGGGATACAACAGATATATGGGGAACATATTCGTTCAACAATGTATCGAATGGTAATTATATATTGTCTTATGATAAATACACCGTGGATACCATGATGTGGGTGAATGAAGTGAATGCAGTGGATATTGCATTGGTTAAGTATTATGTGTCATCCACTCCTGCGATAGATCCGTCAAGAAGCTTTATGACGATACACAAGAGGGCTGCCAATGTTGATAACAATGGTTTTACCAATGCCATTGATATTGCCCGATTGAAAGCAAAGGTTGCCGATCCATATAATCCGGCTAAAAACTTTCCAAAAGGGAACTGGGTAAATCTCGATAGTTTGATAACGGTATCGAATGCCAATCTGAGTGTGAATTTGCCGGTGATAGCTTACGGAGATTATAATGCATCAAGCAGTAAATACAAGGATTCTGCCAATACATGGGGCTTGTCTAAGAGTCTGCCGATTGAAAATATTGTAATGACATCAGAGGATGCGATGGTGACGGTAAACAAGGAGCTGATAGAAGTGCCGCTACGAATAAGCGGCAAGGTGAATGAGTTTTCGGCATTGGGTTTGGAACTGACATATTCCAACGATGAGTACGAATTGGTAACGGCCGGTATGCCGAAGGCAGGTAAAGACAATGAATCCATAACGCTGAATCCGAGTTTAGATGAAATTATTGCCAATGACAAGGATTTGCTGGTAACGGAAAGCGAAGGAGTGATACGTGTTGTGTATGCCACAACTAATCACTATGATGTAATAGAAAATGATGAGATACTGACATTAATTTTCAAACCAAGAAAGTCTCAACAATCAGGAGAAATCGGTCTGAATTTGCAGGGCACAGGTGTCATAGCCGACCAGTATGGACGTGAACCTGAGGGAGTATATCTGCTGATACCGAAGATATATGTGCAGGGGGTTCAAAGTGTTGCAGAGCTTGATTTTACTGCATATCCAAATCCATTCAGTGATAAGATAACTATCAGTTACACTTTGCCTGAAAGCGGAGGAGTGAGCCTGAAAGTTTACAATGTGTTAGGTGAACTGGTAACTGATTTTATAAATCAAACCCAGAGCGCAGGCAAGTACAGTGTTGATTTTCCGGGAAACAAATTACCGGA
- a CDS encoding tetratricopeptide repeat protein: MKKLPDKKNQHKNLQPNFPEALKNKYAEFVGVAIILLLGVIIYSNSFNCSFHFDDLVNIVNNKAIQNLSDVKTWWNYSPNRPVSMFTFALNYHFSQLEVHSYHYVNLFIHLINACLVWLLTLLIFSSPVMKDQPISKHRKSIAFFTSLLFVSHPLATQSVTYIIQRMTSLAAMFYLLSLVLYMKARMESNVKKTRYFYFAGSLISAILAVLTKENAYTLPLAILLLEVFFLQTRKLSSICKDRRVILTLIGFIIFFTVVLIKFSFSVFQPVPSGNGNNETITSSDYLLTQFSVIVKYVQLIILPINQNLDYNYPVSHHFFEIKTLLNFLILLSMLTLAILIFKRNRIISFGIFWFFLTLSVESSIIPINDVIYEHRTYIPLLGFFLILSSGLFMLFGRKNKYFAVSILLIIIGINSFLAYSRNKVWKDDITLWTDVISKSPKKARPFFGRANAFADQGQYDKAIADYNKAIRFDSMNAIAYVNRGLAYWKTGLTHKAFEDYSKAIEIKPEYFEIAYYNRGIAYGTFGQWEKAIDDYSVAIKINPAYDMAYSNRGVAFANLGQWEKAVTDYTIAIDINPDYITAYFNRGVAYQNSGQWAKAINDYSKVIEFDPNYEPAYYNRGLAYENLEQWAEALNDFSRCLELNPNNENALYMRDLVYKKSIISVK, encoded by the coding sequence GTGAAAAAGTTACCTGATAAAAAAAATCAGCATAAAAACTTACAGCCTAATTTTCCAGAAGCTCTAAAAAACAAATATGCTGAATTTGTTGGCGTGGCCATCATTTTATTACTTGGAGTAATAATTTATAGTAATTCCTTTAATTGTTCCTTTCATTTTGATGATTTGGTCAATATAGTGAATAATAAAGCTATACAGAACTTATCGGACGTAAAAACATGGTGGAATTATAGTCCCAACCGCCCTGTAAGTATGTTCACATTTGCACTCAATTATCATTTCAGCCAGCTTGAGGTACATTCATACCATTATGTCAATTTATTTATTCATCTTATAAATGCCTGTCTGGTCTGGTTGCTGACGTTGCTGATATTTTCTTCACCTGTAATGAAAGATCAACCCATCAGCAAGCATAGAAAATCAATTGCTTTTTTCACATCTTTGTTGTTCGTTTCGCATCCTCTGGCCACTCAATCTGTTACATACATTATTCAACGAATGACTTCGTTGGCTGCCATGTTTTATCTTTTGTCATTGGTGCTTTATATGAAAGCCCGAATGGAATCTAATGTAAAAAAAACAAGATATTTTTATTTCGCAGGATCATTAATTTCTGCTATTCTTGCTGTATTAACGAAAGAAAATGCATACACACTTCCACTGGCAATCCTCCTCCTTGAAGTATTTTTTCTTCAAACACGAAAATTATCATCAATCTGTAAAGACCGCAGGGTAATCCTGACACTGATAGGTTTTATTATTTTTTTTACCGTAGTTCTTATAAAATTTTCATTTAGTGTTTTTCAACCGGTACCTTCAGGTAATGGCAATAACGAAACAATAACTTCATCTGACTATCTGCTGACTCAGTTCAGTGTTATCGTCAAGTATGTTCAACTTATAATTTTACCGATCAATCAGAATCTCGATTACAATTATCCTGTTTCGCATCATTTTTTCGAAATAAAAACTCTTTTGAATTTCCTGATTCTGTTATCAATGCTCACCTTAGCAATATTGATTTTTAAACGCAATAGAATTATTTCCTTTGGAATATTTTGGTTCTTTTTGACTTTATCTGTCGAATCAAGTATAATTCCTATTAATGATGTGATCTATGAACACAGGACATATATTCCTTTGCTTGGTTTCTTTTTGATACTTAGTTCGGGTTTATTCATGTTATTTGGAAGAAAAAACAAATATTTTGCTGTTTCCATATTGCTCATCATTATTGGAATAAATTCATTTTTGGCCTACAGCAGAAACAAAGTATGGAAAGATGATATAACTCTATGGACTGATGTAATTTCAAAGTCTCCAAAAAAAGCCAGGCCGTTTTTTGGCCGTGCTAATGCATTTGCCGATCAGGGACAATATGATAAGGCTATCGCTGATTATAACAAAGCAATCAGATTTGATTCAATGAATGCAATAGCTTATGTTAACCGTGGGTTGGCATATTGGAAAACAGGACTTACGCATAAAGCCTTTGAAGATTATTCCAAAGCGATTGAAATTAAACCGGAGTATTTCGAAATAGCGTATTATAACCGTGGCATTGCTTACGGCACTTTTGGTCAGTGGGAGAAGGCGATAGATGATTATTCTGTTGCAATTAAAATTAATCCTGCTTACGACATGGCATATTCTAACCGAGGTGTTGCTTTTGCAAATCTTGGGCAATGGGAAAAGGCTGTTACCGATTACACCATAGCAATAGACATAAACCCGGATTATATCACGGCCTATTTTAATCGTGGTGTAGCTTATCAAAATTCCGGGCAATGGGCAAAAGCGATAAACGATTATTCAAAAGTAATAGAATTCGATCCGAATTATGAGCCCGCTTATTATAATCGTGGTTTGGCATATGAGAATTTAGAACAATGGGCTGAAGCTTTAAATGATTTTTCAAGGTGCCTTGAATTAAACCCGAATAATGAAAATGCTCTTTATATGAGGGATTTGGTTTATAAAAAATCAATAATCAGCGTAAAATAA
- a CDS encoding glycosyltransferase family 2 protein yields the protein MLENNSLTVIIPAFNEAENLKIILPPLIKLCEENNWKIILVDDGSTDKTKEVLSTYNNHDLLKLIHHKLNKGYGAAIKSGILACETEYIITIDADGQHNINDITNLFTCLIQHDTDMVVGSRKGLRSASFSRRIGKSLIRTIAKILMNVPVHDLNSGMKTYRSDLARKYINLAPDTMSFSDIITLIFISNRHLVMEEPITVTKRLKGKSTIRIDTAFHTIMEVINIVILFNPMKIFLPLSLICLLAGFGVGLPLLLNGQGISTGSLLGIFAGIIFFLLGLIAEQLSLIRRNQSK from the coding sequence ATGCTTGAAAATAATAGCTTGACAGTCATCATCCCCGCTTTCAATGAGGCCGAAAATCTGAAAATCATACTGCCGCCATTAATAAAACTTTGTGAAGAAAATAACTGGAAAATTATTCTTGTGGATGATGGCTCAACAGATAAAACCAAAGAAGTTTTAAGTACATACAATAACCATGATTTGTTAAAACTTATTCACCATAAACTTAATAAGGGCTACGGGGCAGCTATAAAAAGCGGTATCCTTGCCTGCGAAACAGAATATATTATTACTATTGATGCAGATGGACAGCATAATATCAATGATATTACAAACCTCTTCACATGCCTTATACAACATGATACCGACATGGTGGTTGGTTCCAGAAAAGGCCTTAGATCTGCATCTTTTTCACGAAGAATTGGTAAAAGCTTGATTCGGACAATTGCAAAAATACTTATGAATGTCCCTGTTCATGACTTAAATTCCGGAATGAAAACATATCGTTCCGATCTTGCACGCAAATATATTAATCTCGCACCGGATACCATGTCTTTCAGTGATATTATTACGCTTATATTTATCAGCAACCGCCATCTTGTAATGGAAGAACCAATTACCGTTACAAAAAGACTAAAAGGGAAAAGTACAATAAGAATTGATACTGCATTCCATACAATAATGGAAGTTATAAATATTGTCATTCTCTTTAATCCTATGAAAATATTTTTACCCTTATCTCTGATTTGTTTACTGGCTGGATTTGGTGTGGGATTGCCCTTATTACTCAATGGGCAGGGAATTTCAACGGGCAGTTTATTAGGAATATTTGCCGGAATTATTTTTTTCTTGCTTGGGCTGATAGCGGAGCAACTTTCTCTTATTCGCAGAAATCAAAGCAAATAA
- a CDS encoding glycosyltransferase family 9 protein, translating to MIRFLRKIDKYAGFIIILFLSLFIFSKKPKTHYKKILLIKLWAIGDSVITLSLIKGIRETFSNSLIDVFTGPRVKDVYECYPVDRIYHLNSVSDLFKLLWMFRYYDVIFDCEPYFNISAILAFFYGKERIGFADQFRSRLYTMTAPFRKDQHMVQNYLDMLRPFGKKFDVVALEKLTVGNNEKDRVDGFIQQNLHCKRIVGITPGVAESSKNRMWFEDRFAELADRIISSLYCDVLFIDSPENKEIVNNVISRMTQQPLNTVGIFTMKETFYLISKCDVYVSNDTGPMHIAAAQGCRTIGLFGPNTPVLWAPYGEGNISIYKTKLQPAIQNDKGIFLKGNRKEYMGPITVDDVFDAVKTCLS from the coding sequence ATGATTCGTTTTCTCAGAAAAATTGATAAATACGCAGGGTTTATAATTATCCTGTTTTTATCGTTATTTATTTTTTCTAAAAAGCCGAAAACACATTACAAAAAAATTCTTTTAATAAAATTATGGGCAATAGGCGATTCAGTAATTACTCTGTCATTGATAAAAGGAATTAGAGAAACCTTTAGTAATTCTCTGATAGATGTATTTACCGGGCCAAGAGTAAAAGATGTATATGAATGTTATCCTGTTGATCGCATTTATCATTTGAATTCTGTTTCAGACCTTTTCAAATTATTGTGGATGTTCAGGTATTATGATGTTATTTTTGATTGTGAACCCTATTTTAATATCAGTGCGATACTGGCTTTTTTCTATGGTAAGGAAAGGATCGGATTTGCAGACCAGTTTCGTTCCCGGTTATATACAATGACGGCCCCTTTCAGAAAAGACCAGCACATGGTTCAAAACTATCTTGATATGCTGAGACCATTTGGGAAGAAATTTGATGTTGTTGCTCTGGAAAAACTAACGGTGGGTAATAATGAAAAAGATAGAGTTGATGGCTTTATCCAACAAAATCTCCATTGCAAAAGAATAGTTGGTATTACCCCGGGTGTGGCAGAATCTTCAAAAAACAGAATGTGGTTTGAAGATAGGTTCGCTGAACTTGCAGACAGAATTATCAGTTCACTGTATTGTGACGTTCTTTTTATTGACAGCCCGGAAAATAAAGAAATTGTAAATAATGTGATCTCACGAATGACGCAACAACCGTTGAATACTGTTGGGATTTTTACCATGAAAGAGACTTTTTATCTGATTTCAAAATGTGATGTTTATGTCAGTAATGATACCGGGCCGATGCATATTGCTGCAGCCCAGGGGTGCAGAACTATCGGGCTTTTCGGGCCTAATACTCCGGTGCTTTGGGCTCCTTATGGTGAAGGTAATATCTCTATTTATAAAACAAAACTTCAGCCAGCCATACAAAATGATAAAGGAATTTTTCTTAAAGGAAACCGAAAAGAATATATGGGTCCGATAACAGTCGATGATGTCTTTGACGCAGTAAAGACTTGTTTGTCATGA
- a CDS encoding glycosyltransferase family 4 protein → MKTKRKIVINGRFLSQSISGVQRFAYEMTKSLISMGVDITILTPRNINAGYSLDGKIIRWGVNKGHLWEQFDLFLYLKTHGNPLMINFSGLGPIHYKNQICTIHDLSYLINPAWFSRNYYRFYRYCTPVLAKNCKKIITVSNYSKNEITRLLKVNPDKVCVIYNAVDFSNIKPSGPEKLTTQPYILSVGSIDPRKNLVKLFEAFNKSQIKDKYRLVLVGEKANIFSTIDSDDINKNWLGYVSDEELVYLYKNASLFVYLSLYEGFGIPPLEAMSLGCPVILSDIPVFHEIFGDSAYYVSPENTEEITNTMHKIISDNNAREEIIKKSFETSSHYSWKKSASLLIKLIEEL, encoded by the coding sequence ATGAAAACAAAAAGAAAAATAGTAATAAATGGCCGGTTTCTGTCGCAAAGCATTTCAGGTGTACAGCGGTTTGCTTATGAAATGACAAAATCGCTCATAAGTATGGGCGTTGATATTACGATCTTGACTCCAAGAAATATTAACGCAGGATACAGCCTTGATGGTAAAATTATCAGATGGGGAGTAAATAAAGGGCATTTATGGGAGCAGTTTGATTTGTTTTTGTACCTTAAAACTCATGGAAATCCTCTAATGATTAATTTTAGCGGGCTTGGACCAATTCATTATAAAAACCAGATATGCACCATTCATGACCTTTCTTATTTAATAAATCCTGCATGGTTTTCCAGAAATTATTATCGGTTTTATCGCTATTGTACACCGGTTTTGGCAAAAAATTGCAAAAAAATAATTACGGTCAGCAATTATTCAAAGAATGAGATTACACGTTTATTAAAAGTTAACCCTGATAAAGTGTGCGTAATTTATAATGCTGTTGATTTTTCGAATATAAAACCTTCCGGCCCTGAAAAACTTACAACACAACCCTATATTTTGTCCGTGGGTTCAATTGACCCACGCAAAAATCTGGTAAAACTTTTTGAAGCTTTTAATAAATCACAAATTAAAGACAAGTATAGATTGGTATTGGTAGGGGAAAAAGCAAACATTTTTAGTACAATTGATTCTGATGATATCAACAAAAATTGGTTAGGTTATGTTTCGGATGAAGAGTTGGTATATTTATATAAAAATGCTTCATTATTCGTGTATCTTTCCCTGTATGAAGGTTTTGGCATTCCTCCTCTGGAAGCCATGAGCTTGGGTTGTCCTGTTATTCTTTCAGATATCCCTGTGTTTCATGAAATTTTTGGTGATTCAGCATATTATGTCTCACCTGAAAATACTGAAGAAATAACTAACACCATGCATAAAATTATTAGTGATAATAATGCCCGGGAAGAAATCATTAAAAAGAGTTTTGAAACCAGTTCTCATTATTCGTGGAAAAAATCAGCTTCTTTATTAATAAAACTTATAGAAGAGTTATAG